A window of the Microplitis mediator isolate UGA2020A chromosome 5, iyMicMedi2.1, whole genome shotgun sequence genome harbors these coding sequences:
- the LOC130667430 gene encoding GATOR complex protein NPRL3 isoform X1: MIVNMEINPLSIILVKRDSKGDRMLFRYPNMDNHKRDSNQCTKRKNPYSLIIAEDSLQSLPCPTSNITNGNLSGLSDEVLSTLFAVKPELCEMKFELKLNNVRFVGHPTLIPSSRGKEVNSSMLFNVVFALQAQANQSVVKCYHDLSKRLGITLRHEEKRCGFLTEEIKVMVSTLDEIATRSEEESEGEESPYELILKKSSLAKDLKSAFDSLCNTGIVNLMINKWTLVNFCLPQKVHQLHKKGFIMNPEMIDRCLNSLRPYHGLLLLIEPVDLLESLPTDASPALKRMIQMYNPLKSLQTLAADTDLSLAQIFQLTGHLVYWAKATVIYPLCESNVYVISPDAVISNQLMEAFTDQFPELNLLQILSEFSLPTSISEKINPLGQPQQQQQIVKIIIWLLKNRLLLQLHTYVQLMPTDDGRDPMKTRSQDCSSPNGATENDSSWSYDNTPKGISAEMRIDRSITMPKDEEIFEYRSDNFPISSEDIMLLDKLCGQGYFDGRHHLEEIMYLENIRRSQLLEILEKFRNILIISKHEDPAITLFYSQHGFS; encoded by the exons atgatagtAAATATGGAGATAAATCCATTGAGTATTATTCTGGTAAAAAGAGATAGTAAAGGTGACAGAATGTTATTTCGATATCCGAATATGGATAATCATAAAAGAGATTCGAATCAAtgtacaaaaagaaaaaatccttattcattaataatagcTGAGGATTCATTGCAG tcATTACCATGTCCAACATCAAACATAACAAATGGAAATTTATCTGGATTATCTGATGAAGTATTGTCGACATTATTTGCTGTTAAACCCGAGCTGTgtgaaatgaaatttgaattaaagttGAATAATGTGCGTTTCGTTGGTCATCCGACATTAATACCATCATCTAGAGGAAAAGAAGTTAATTCATCAATGCTATTTAATGTCGTATTTGCGTTACAAGCCCAAGCCAATCAGTCTGTCGTCAAGTGTTACCACGACTTGAGCAAAAG attaGGTATAACATTGAGACATGAAGAAAAAAGATGTGGATTTTTAACTGAAGAAATAAAAGTGATGGTATCAACTCTTGATGAAATAGCAACAAg atccGAAGAAGAGAGTGAAGGTGAAGAATCACCGTATGAATtgatactaaaaaaaagttcacttGCTAAAGATTTAAAGTCAGCATTCGATAGTCTTTGCAATACAGGTATCGTTAATTTAATGATCAATAAATGGACACTAGTTAATTTTTGTCTACCTCAAAAAGTACATCAGCtacacaaaaaaggtttcaTCATGAACCCTGAAATGATTGATAG ATGTTTAAATAGTCTAAGACCGTACCACGGCCTACTTTTGTTAATTGAGCCAGTGGATTTATTAGAATCACTACCAACAGATGCATCCCCTGCATTGAAACGTATGATTCAAATGTACAATCCGTTGAAAAGTCTTCAAACTTTGGCTGCTGATACTGATTTATCATTGGcccaaatttttcaattaactgGTCATCTTGTTTACTGGGCCAAAGCAACGGTTATTTACCCACTTTGTGAAAGTAATGTTTATGTTATTTCACCCGACGCGGTTATTTCTAATCAATTGATGGAAGCATTTACTGATCAGTTTCCTGAATTAAATCTTttacaa attttgaGTGAATTTTCATTACCAACGTCGATAagcgaaaaaataaatccttTAGGTCAACcacagcagcaacaacagatagttaaaataattatttggttattaaaaaatcgattgttGTTACAATTACATACTTATGTACAATTGATGCCAACAGATGATGGAAGAGATCCAATg AAGACGAGAAGTCAAGATTGCTCGAGTCCAAACGGAGCTACTGAGAACGACAGCAGCTGGAGTTACGATAATACACCCAAGGGAATATCTGCCGAGATGAGAATCGATAGATCAATCACGATGCCAAAGGACGAAGAGATATTCGAATACCGATCAGACAATTTTCCCATTTCCTCAGAAGACATAATGCTGCTTGACAAGCTCTGCGGGCAAGGTTATTTCGACGGTCGTCATCATCTAGAGGAAATAATGTATCTTGAAAATATACGTCGATCTCAGTTACTTGAAATTCTCGAAAAATTtcgtaatattttaataatatcaa
- the LOC130667430 gene encoding GATOR complex protein NPRL3 isoform X2 produces MKFELKLNNVRFVGHPTLIPSSRGKEVNSSMLFNVVFALQAQANQSVVKCYHDLSKRLGITLRHEEKRCGFLTEEIKVMVSTLDEIATRSEEESEGEESPYELILKKSSLAKDLKSAFDSLCNTGIVNLMINKWTLVNFCLPQKVHQLHKKGFIMNPEMIDRCLNSLRPYHGLLLLIEPVDLLESLPTDASPALKRMIQMYNPLKSLQTLAADTDLSLAQIFQLTGHLVYWAKATVIYPLCESNVYVISPDAVISNQLMEAFTDQFPELNLLQILSEFSLPTSISEKINPLGQPQQQQQIVKIIIWLLKNRLLLQLHTYVQLMPTDDGRDPMKTRSQDCSSPNGATENDSSWSYDNTPKGISAEMRIDRSITMPKDEEIFEYRSDNFPISSEDIMLLDKLCGQGYFDGRHHLEEIMYLENIRRSQLLEILEKFRNILIISKHEDPAITLFYSQHGFS; encoded by the exons atgaaatttgaattaaagttGAATAATGTGCGTTTCGTTGGTCATCCGACATTAATACCATCATCTAGAGGAAAAGAAGTTAATTCATCAATGCTATTTAATGTCGTATTTGCGTTACAAGCCCAAGCCAATCAGTCTGTCGTCAAGTGTTACCACGACTTGAGCAAAAG attaGGTATAACATTGAGACATGAAGAAAAAAGATGTGGATTTTTAACTGAAGAAATAAAAGTGATGGTATCAACTCTTGATGAAATAGCAACAAg atccGAAGAAGAGAGTGAAGGTGAAGAATCACCGTATGAATtgatactaaaaaaaagttcacttGCTAAAGATTTAAAGTCAGCATTCGATAGTCTTTGCAATACAGGTATCGTTAATTTAATGATCAATAAATGGACACTAGTTAATTTTTGTCTACCTCAAAAAGTACATCAGCtacacaaaaaaggtttcaTCATGAACCCTGAAATGATTGATAG ATGTTTAAATAGTCTAAGACCGTACCACGGCCTACTTTTGTTAATTGAGCCAGTGGATTTATTAGAATCACTACCAACAGATGCATCCCCTGCATTGAAACGTATGATTCAAATGTACAATCCGTTGAAAAGTCTTCAAACTTTGGCTGCTGATACTGATTTATCATTGGcccaaatttttcaattaactgGTCATCTTGTTTACTGGGCCAAAGCAACGGTTATTTACCCACTTTGTGAAAGTAATGTTTATGTTATTTCACCCGACGCGGTTATTTCTAATCAATTGATGGAAGCATTTACTGATCAGTTTCCTGAATTAAATCTTttacaa attttgaGTGAATTTTCATTACCAACGTCGATAagcgaaaaaataaatccttTAGGTCAACcacagcagcaacaacagatagttaaaataattatttggttattaaaaaatcgattgttGTTACAATTACATACTTATGTACAATTGATGCCAACAGATGATGGAAGAGATCCAATg AAGACGAGAAGTCAAGATTGCTCGAGTCCAAACGGAGCTACTGAGAACGACAGCAGCTGGAGTTACGATAATACACCCAAGGGAATATCTGCCGAGATGAGAATCGATAGATCAATCACGATGCCAAAGGACGAAGAGATATTCGAATACCGATCAGACAATTTTCCCATTTCCTCAGAAGACATAATGCTGCTTGACAAGCTCTGCGGGCAAGGTTATTTCGACGGTCGTCATCATCTAGAGGAAATAATGTATCTTGAAAATATACGTCGATCTCAGTTACTTGAAATTCTCGAAAAATTtcgtaatattttaataatatcaa